A single region of the Terriglobales bacterium genome encodes:
- a CDS encoding universal stress protein, whose product MTKTNTMYETILVTLDGTPTDRAIIEHVKQLAKLAGSRVVLLHVADGWAARTYGADAVSREIAEDTAYLQTVLEDFRGAGIPTEAELAYGDPAKEIIRWVENRGCDLVAMSTHGHRFLSDLFKGVTATRVQHSIKVPVLLLRAK is encoded by the coding sequence ATGACCAAGACCAACACCATGTACGAGACGATCCTGGTCACGCTGGATGGAACGCCGACCGACCGGGCGATCATCGAGCACGTGAAGCAGCTTGCCAAGCTGGCCGGCAGCCGGGTGGTGTTGCTTCATGTCGCCGACGGGTGGGCGGCCAGAACCTACGGGGCGGACGCCGTCAGCCGAGAAATCGCGGAAGATACCGCCTACCTGCAAACGGTTTTGGAAGATTTTCGAGGCGCCGGCATACCCACCGAGGCGGAACTGGCTTACGGCGATCCGGCCAAAGAAATCATCCGGTGGGTGGAGAACAGGGGATGCGACCTGGTGGCGATGAGCACGCACGGGCATCGCTTCCTCTCCGACCTGTTCAAAGGCGTGACCGCGACGCGCGTCCAGCACAGCATCAAGGTGCCGGTTCTCCTGTTACGGGCGAAATGA